The genomic stretch cgattagagtttttcaaaatggcggaaggacatggaagcctccttggacttgcccTTCCattgtaaatacagataagaaattcttcgcttACGAGGAGAAGTCAGATGATTGGCtgaggtcattttacaccaacgaggacatatttatgaatgaagacattgattttagctaataaaatacttaaaacactacacagtgtacctttttaAGGTATTCTTTGGGACCACGGTGAGCGtggcttttttttccacattacgTTAGCAGGCCCCGCACTCTGTCCCTTGCATTTTGGGACATTCTCTACATGGAGCAGTCGTTTGCAAAACCACACGGTGCAAAAGAAAAGAACTGGTTTGTTTTTAgtagaaagtgtaaaaacaTTAACTTTAATGTACTATCTGTCTGCAAGTCCTGTGGgctggaggggtgggggtggggcagTTGTAGGTGTGTCTCATGTCTTCGTTGCAGTTTGTATGTTACAAATTAATACAAATTTGAACAAAAGCATAATGGGGATAATGATACAAATTGGAAACATATGATGTATGAAAACAAACGGTAGGATGAAATGAACTTGCACACTGCTGCTCCACATCTTCCTTACCTCCTTTGGCACCTGTAGAGAAACGGAGGCAACGTTAATGTTTGTCGTTTAAGGGTGCAAAGTGAAAGCTGATTTCTCTCATGGTGTCAACGTTATAAATGTTGTTAAAAGAATGAGACATTCAAAAAAATGTGACAACTAGaacaaaaagcaattaaaaaaatacttaatCTGGTGCTGCAGAATAACGAAAAAGATGCCACAAAGTGCAATCTGAATCCTCTAAATGAATTAACCcgacaatattaaattaagagAAATTAAGATTCTGTGCAAACGCCTGAGCACCAGTCTGTCACACAATCTCTTGACAGCGACTAAGAACAGGACACCTCGTAGATGGCGAATCCGATGGTGTACAGGTTGGCTCCCAGCTTGCGCTCTTTCCGCCGGTTCTTCTGCATCAGAGCCACCACGAAGGTGCAGCCCACGTCGTTGTCCTCGGCATCATCGTCCTCCTCCATCAGACGGAGGCGGTACTGAGGGTTGGTCCAGAAAGTGTCTGCAGGGACATTTTAAgggatattatttttttaacccttgtgttgtgttgtcttccattcaaCCATGCATCATTCCTCCCaggtcaaaactgaaaaaatcAACACTTGTGGacattttttgtcaaatttttttttcaaagtttaacgcttcttttcactaccatgtagAAACACCAAGTtattagttttacacttatttttggaatttattgtcaataaacctcatttataggaaattatacctaattcttctgttaaaaaacaaattatgaattatttagactaatattaaaggaaggataatcacagaagggTATGTCAACGGGATACTGTTTTGAAGGAATcatccatgttgtttttttggtaaTCAAAATTAGGTCgttaaaaagaatatatattttgacctgaagacaacacaagggttaaatcattttaaaggtgccgtaggtaggattgcgaagatccaggacttagccaaaatcGACAACTTcccagtccctcccccccccctttccgctaaagcccaaaactgtctcctaagcccctccccccacaagggagaatgaatgcgtgtgcatgagcagtggttgacacgcagttagacccccTCCTGGACCTGATCGGTGcttctgaacagggagctgtggatttttgaaaatcacactacaggctgtaggtggcgccagaggagctggatttttttttttatgacctgcttcatgtagttctactggaacatagggtcagtttcagcaaatatgacccaaagttagttttataagtcttacctactgcaccttttgtgttttcccacccttcaatacatgtttatttttttattttttgtattcattttaagTATTgatagtggtggaatgtaaaaaccaatgaaaaaaaagcatctgTCTTGTTGTGTGATTGTGCAGACTGAGGGTACCTGGGTAGTTCCTGCAGCCCCCAGCAGAGCAGCCTCTCACCCAGCGACCCTCGTTCACAGACACCGTCCACTTGTGAATCTTATCGTCCTCCAGGGCGTTAGGGGTGAGGTTACAGATCTCGATCTTAGTGTAGTTCTTCTTGAAGTCCTCAAATGACATCCTAGAAGAGATCGGGGCACAATGGTTATCTGGGTAATATCTGGCATCACATAAAACTTATGCTGAGGAGGGAAGAAGTAGAGGCAAGAAAACCCAGagcaacattaaaatatatatttttttattacatcaGTTCTTTGTACAGGCAATTTGCCTTCGGTTTCTTTTAATTCCCATTGAACTAAAAATGCTAGCAGAAAAAAATTAGAACCTGTTCATTAAATCCGCTTTTCACAGCTGcaataaaactgtaaaaacgTGCCCCTCACCAGAACTCTCCATCCTCGGCGCTCTGGTGCTGCAGCTTCTCTTTTTCAGTCTTAGAGAGCGTGGCCCACTCCTTAGAGCTGTGGAGAGAAGGTGGAACACAATGAAATTGCCTAAAGATACGACAGATTTTAGTAAAGAACTGAGTTTAGTTATTGTAATGaataaaaaaggaattaaagACATCGCGATTGTAACTTCATCAAACTCTCGCTCCTCTGTAACACACAAGTAGGGCTGAACATGAAAGCTTTAGTTCTGAGTAAAGGTGGTTACTTGTCACTCCAGGGACCGTTCCACTCCACTTGACCCCACGGGTTCCTGAGACGCACCAGACGAACTTTAGTGTCCTTGTGCTGAGACGGTCTACACTGTAAGTGGGGGGAAAAATGGAGCAGTGGAGATTCTCACATTCAAACCCATACTTACTGATACTTTATTGATTTCATTTGCAGTTTTGGATAGTTAAAAGCAGCATCAGTGACCCCAAACTACGCTGGcattgttactgtgtgtgtgcgctgtgtgtgtgtgtgagcagctcTGCAGGACCACAGAGTGAAACAATCCCAGTACATTACAAACGGCTTTACCTCCTCCACTGCCGTCACAGAGTAGGCGTGGCCCTTCACAAGTCCCGTCACAGTACGAGTCTCAAAGCGAGCAGGAACCAGGGACTGCGGACGCACAAAATCCAGGTTAcatgtatacatttatattgtagCAACACTGTAAACACAACCAGCATTTTATTGACTCAACAAATagacaacacattttttgtgtttcttcTGCAAGCCTAATGGCAGAATCTTTTAAATCACTTCTCCAAATTTTAAGGTATAATATGTATTGCTAACTGTTTGTTAGCGCACACAGCGTTCAAAGTTGGCTACTCTTCCCTGGCTCGAGAGAGAGCgaggttttttattttctgattgtttcaCGGTGACAAGCTGCACtctgttattggctgggggTTACACCCCCATGTGGGGCCCAAAGGATCTTTGCTGACTCCCATAAACGTCCCGCACTCAGTATTGATTTTGTGTTAGTCTATACATTGTTGTTTTAAGAAAATCCTGcatatattgttttatatcttataatattgttaatataatataactttATTCCATTTTATTGTTGCATTATTTTAGTTGTCTGATTTTATTTGCCTTATTGCAGTCCTGAAATGTTTTAATCCTGGTTCAACCATGTGAAGTACTCCGTAACTTTTGTTCTAAAACGTGCAATATATAGTTTATTATTActaatagtattattattaatgcaAACACAGTGTTCAAGTGTATTCAAAGCGCCATGACCTCTCTTTTAAGTGTGCTTACAGATGCAACGGACTTCAAAGTTTCAACCAGAAAGAGCTCAGCGGGACAATGCTTTTCAGTTTGGTCCTAAATGTCTCCTCTGATGATAGTAGAAAAGTTATTAGTTATTAACCTGGGAATCCTAGTCCTCATCATCTGTATCGCAGTttacatgtataaaaaaaagtctgactcACATCGATGGAGCAGCCCATGAGGGAGCCTCTCTCCAGAGCTTTCTTCATGATCTTGTAGAGCTCTTTGGGAGCTTCCTTCATCTCGTAGAACTCAGTGACCCCCCCAGTGAAATCCTCCATGGCCTCGGTGGTGTTTCCACCCTTCAGGGCCTCGTAGGAGCCGTGCAGCCTGGACAAGGGAGTTCACGGATCATTGCATTtacttttttagattttttttttttttaattcgttCTTTTAGACATATCCATGTTTCAATCTTCTTATAAGCAggtgttgcttttttaatctTAGGGAGACCCTTTCCCAgttaaataaagttgttttATCTTCCGGTTATATTGCCCTAACCTGAGTAGAAGTGTCTGTATGATTTGTATGTATAAAAAGGACGCATTATATGAATTCAGCTTGGAACAAAAAATGTCTgggaaaaaaactataaaaacggCTAATATACTGCATGTATCTACACAAATCTGACCCAATAAAGCAAAAAAAGTGCTTTCTATGCGTGAAACTGTTCTCCCATGTAAGTGTTCAGCCGAAGGTAAACATTGTATcgggaaccccccccccccatataaCTCTTCTCACCTCCCCTGCAGAATAAAAACAATCGATTACTGACTTGGCGTAGGCCTTCTCCAGCAGGGCGCTCCAGAACTCGTTCCTCTCGGCGGACTTAGTGAAGACCAGCTGGTTGTTGAAGGTTGGGATGCGGTCGTCGATGACGACATCGACCCAGTCGCCGTAGCGCCAGAACTGAAAGACAAAAGGAGAAACAATTCGGAGGATCAAGGACGAGGTACagatcttccttttttttttatgtgtacaAACTTTAAACCCTTGAGTCAGACGGACCCTGGTCTGGATCACGTCTCCGTTTTCCACTAGTGAAGGTTTTCCCCTGCCGTGTTTCAGTAAACTCCGTCAAGGAAGGACTGAAGGTCTGCTAATTTAAGACTGACCTGGAAGTGGAAGATGCCTGCATAGTCCTCCGTGTAGCTCTGCTCGTGGGGAACCACGCGGTAGAGAAGCTTCTCATTCAAGGTGAGACAGGCGATGGCGGCCAGCAACCAGCAGTCACCTGATCACAGGAAAGCATTTCGTTTATTTCACCTGAATACTATTCGTAATACAGCACGTCGATTTTCACCACCGTCACATATCCTACATATGGGAGGGGTTGTGATTTCTTGAAAACTACAACTACTACTGTATGGATTTAGTTGCCTTTGAACTTCATTCAACAAGAAAATGGCTGCCACAGTAAACAACATGCACTTTTTTTCCTGGATTTGGGATTTCGCTCACAAGAAAATCAAAGACCGACAGGAACTCCTCTGTTGCCGAGTGCTGACATTTGTATTTTCTAATTGCCCAGGTGTGTAAAAGGGTGTTACTGAAAACAATGTAAGTTTTTCAACAGGGAATGGTTAACAGTGTCTGCCAGGACCTTTGTCCCTttgccacacccccccccccctcctttatTTGCAGTCTGAACTGAACAACAATGAGAAGTGCTGCTGGTTGGATTCCCTTCCAAAAGAGTAAGCACAATATGTGGAGGCCGCTGCAGGCAGAGAGGCCGTGTGCAGGGGGATTGATGGGCTATTTGCTACCCcgttacaccccccccccccaaagctGCCTGAATACAGACTGCGACTGAATGATGAATACACTGAGAGTTGTTCCATACAGTACGTACAGCTCAGCCTACACACTCCCATCACACTGTGTGTGTTGCCGCTTCAGTCAATGAGTTTCAACAATGCCTAGAAACCATTAATCGGCCACAAAGCACCGCCAGGacagtgtggatgtgtgtgttttttttaaggtggaTGTCTTGCTTTTGTCCCCCCACAGATGTGTTGTTATTGGAACTCATTAACTTTAAGCTGGGCTTAATTTCAGCTCATTGTAAAGCCAGCCGTCATTGAAACGTTCCTTTCCTCGACTGGTCCACTGTCGTTTGGTGCAACGGTGATGCTGTCATGTTGTTACTGtgcgtttaaaaaaataaaaataaaaaaaagaggcatcATTTACCAAGGTCTCCCTGGCAGATGTCTGTCCTACTGGCTCCTCCAACAATGAACTGGGGGTTCTCACAGATTTCCTGTAGGCAATAATAAGCAAACATAGTTAACCAATAATCAATCTCACATCAGCTATTCATCTGACTTTGTGAGTCTCAGGCTTGAGGGTCTCGTATGCTTATGATTTTGGCAAATACCGACTAGGGTGAAATTACACTCGTCTCTAAATGGATGAGTaataaaaacatacattatATTACAGCCATTAAGGCAAAAAAACACAGGGATAATGACACTGGCTGTGCAGCAGTACAGTGAATTAATTCCGATCCCTCTGCGTAGGACTGATGGGGGGCGTATTTTGATTCCATCTGCATCTCCAGGTAAAATCCCACAGCAGCAGTTAGTTTTCCACGCAGGTTTGATGTAGCCGCgtatcaaaaaataaataaataacgccCCACCTCCCACGTGTGTGATCCATACCCCTCTTTATTTAACTTTGCGATCAACGTGCCTCTCCGTGTGCCAACCCCCGGCCTaaacccctctctcctcctaccTTGGGCCTCTTCCAGACGATGTTCTTGACCTTGTTGGACTTGTGTCCGAGCTCCTTGAAGCCCAAAGACTCCACAGTGGCCGGGAAAGACTCATCCTCAAACAGGCTCTTCCTCTGAACACACTCCTGTCGCAGGGTGTTGTAGTCCTGGCCGTTGAAGCGCTGGGGCTTGTTCAAAGATCCTTCCCCATCTCTCCTCTCTCGCTCCCGGATCAACCGGTCACAGAAAAAGCCAGACGGTGTATAAGGCATCTCGTCTCAgcttaggttttt from Perca fluviatilis chromosome 20, GENO_Pfluv_1.0, whole genome shotgun sequence encodes the following:
- the capn3a gene encoding calpain-3 isoform X1, with product MPYTPSGFFCDRLIRERERRDGEGSLNKPQRFNGQDYNTLRQECVQRKSLFEDESFPATVESLGFKELGHKSNKVKNIVWKRPKEICENPQFIVGGASRTDICQGDLGDCWLLAAIACLTLNEKLLYRVVPHEQSYTEDYAGIFHFQFWRYGDWVDVVIDDRIPTFNNQLVFTKSAERNEFWSALLEKAYAKLHGSYEALKGGNTTEAMEDFTGGVTEFYEMKEAPKELYKIMKKALERGSLMGCSIDSLVPARFETRTVTGLVKGHAYSVTAVEECRPSQHKDTKVRLVRLRNPWGQVEWNGPWSDNSKEWATLSKTEKEKLQHQSAEDGEFWMSFEDFKKNYTKIEICNLTPNALEDDKIHKWTVSVNEGRWVRGCSAGGCRNYPDTFWTNPQYRLRLMEEDDDAEDNDVGCTFVVALMQKNRRKERKLGANLYTIGFAIYEVPKEMHGNKQHMQKDFFLLTSSKARCKSYINLREVTQRFRLSPGEYVIIPSTYEPHQEGEFILRVFSEKRNTSEEIENRIEADHPVPAPASAGEESEEDQQFRTIFQEIAGDEMEISANELKNVLNRVITKHKDLNTEGFSLESCRSMIALMDVSFMDGTGRLNLREFRHLWNKIKQWQGIFKHYNADQSGSINSYEMRNAVNDAGFRLNNQLYHIITMRYANENMNIDFDSFISCLVRLEAMFRAFQAFDQDGDGSIRLSVLEWLQLTMYA
- the capn3a gene encoding calpain-3 isoform X2, which codes for MPYTPSGFFCDRLIRERERRDGEGSLNKPQRFNGQDYNTLRQECVQRKSLFEDESFPATVESLGFKELGHKSNKVKNIVWKRPKEICENPQFIVGGASRTDICQGDLGDCWLLAAIACLTLNEKLLYRVVPHEQSYTEDYAGIFHFQFWRYGDWVDVVIDDRIPTFNNQLVFTKSAERNEFWSALLEKAYAKLHGSYEALKGGNTTEAMEDFTGGVTEFYEMKEAPKELYKIMKKALERGSLMGCSIDSLVPARFETRTVTGLVKGHAYSVTAVEECRPSQHKDTKVRLVRLRNPWGQVEWNGPWSDNSKEWATLSKTEKEKLQHQSAEDGEFWMSFEDFKKNYTKIEICNLTPNALEDDKIHKWTVSVNEGRWVRGCSAGGCRNYPDTFWTNPQYRLRLMEEDDDAEDNDVGCTFVVALMQKNRRKERKLGANLYTIGFAIYEVPKEMHGNKQHMQKDFFLLTSSKARCKSYINLREVTQRFRLSPGEYVIIPSTYEPHQEGEFILRVFSEKRNTSEEIENRIEADHPVPAPASAGEESEEDQQFRTIFQEIAGDEMEISANELKNVLNRVITKHKDLNTEGFSLESCRSMIALMDMDGTGRLNLREFRHLWNKIKQWQGIFKHYNADQSGSINSYEMRNAVNDAGFRLNNQLYHIITMRYANENMNIDFDSFISCLVRLEAMFRAFQAFDQDGDGSIRLSVLEWLQLTMYA